The Dromaius novaehollandiae isolate bDroNov1 chromosome 5, bDroNov1.hap1, whole genome shotgun sequence genome window below encodes:
- the CHKA gene encoding choline kinase alpha — protein sequence MKTKFCNGETEPSPLGLLLGCSPGGGGGVLPAAGQPPSPPPLAEPEGKELVAAGRGGGAMTPPSSLLLPPAEEEPPLDPRTRRKAYLWCKEFLPGAWRGLREEQLRISPIRGGLSNMLFQCSLPDTTETVADEPRKVLLRLYGAILQMRSCNKGGSVQSQKENDLQGAEAMVLESVMFAILAERALGPKLYGIFPQGRLEEFIPSRKLSTEELSLPDISAEIAEKMARFHGMKMPFNKEPKWLFGTMEKYLNQVLRIKFTKESRTRKLNKLLSYNLPQEMKNLRAMLEATSSPVVFCHNDCQEGNVLLLEGREDSEKQKLMLIDFEYSSYNYRGFDIGNHFCEWMYDYTYEKYPFFKASSLNYPSKKQQLHFISSYLSAFQDGFQNLSNEEKSKLEEEVLIEVNRFALASHFFWGLWSIIQAKISSIEFGYLEYALSRFDAYFDQKRKLKV from the exons ATGAAGACCAAGTTCTGTAACGGCGAGACCGAGCCCTCCCCGCTCGGGCTCCTCCTCGGCTgcagccccggcgggggcggcggcgtgctccccgccgccgggcagcccccctcgccgccgcccctgGCCGAGCCCGAGGGGAAGGAGCTGGTGGCGGCGGGCAGAGGCGGGGGCGCCATGACCCCGCCTtcctcgctgctgctgccgccggccgAGGAGGAGCCGCCGCTGGACCCCCGCACGCGGCGCAAGGCGTATCtgtggtgcaaggagttcctgccGGGGGCCTGGCGGGGGCTGCGCGAGGAGCAGCTGCGCATCAGCCCCATCAG AGGTGGCCTCAGCAACATGTTGTTTCAATGCTCACTACCTGATACCACTGAGACAGTTGCAGATGAACCACGAAAAGTTCTCCTGCGCTTATATGGTGCAATCCTGCAGATG AGGTCCTGTAATAAAGGAGGGTCTGTACAATCTCAGAAGGAAAATGACTTGCAA gGGGCGGAAGCCATGGTTCTGGAAAGTGTTATGTTTGCCATTCTTGCAGAGAGAGCTCTTGGCCCAAAGCTGTATGGAATCTTTCCACAAGGGCGACTGGAGGAGTTTATTCCC AGCAGAAAATTAAGTACTGAAGAACTCAGTTTACCTGACATATCTGCTGAAATAGCTGAGAAGATGGCTAGATTTCATGGCATGAAAATGCCATTTAATAAAGAACCTAAGTGGCTTTTTGGAACAATGGAAAA ATACCTAAATCAAGTGCTGAGGATTAAGTTTACCAAGGAATCCAGAACTAGAAAGCTGAACAAACTCCTCAGTTACAATCTGCCCCAGGAAATGAAAAATCTAAG AGCTATGCTTGAAGCTACTTCGTCACCAGTTGTATTTTGCCACAATGACTGTCAAGAAG GTAATGTCTTGCttctggagggcagagaggattcagaaaaacaaaaactgatgCTCATTGACTTTGAATACAGCAGCTATAATTACCG agGATTCGACATTGGAAATCACTTCTGTGAATGGATGTATGATTACACATATGAGAAGTACCCATTCTTCAAAGCTAGTTCTCTTAATTATCCTTCAAAGAAGCAACAG CTTCATTTTATCTCCAGTTACCTATCTGCATTCCAAGATGGCTTTCAAAATCTGAGCAATGAAGAGAAGTCCAAACTAGAAGAGGAAGTGTTGATAGAAGTTAACAG GTTTGCCCTTGCGTCACACTTCTTCTGGGGTCTGTGGTCTATTATACAAGCGAAGATCTCATCCATTGAGTTTGGTTACCTG GAATATGCGTTGTCCAGATTTGATGCATACTTTGATCAGAAGAGGAAGCTGAAGGTGTGA